The following are encoded together in the Pygocentrus nattereri isolate fPygNat1 chromosome 15, fPygNat1.pri, whole genome shotgun sequence genome:
- the LOC119265256 gene encoding vitellogenin-like: MRAIVLALTVAFVASQQTKLVPDFGAGKTYVYNYEGQLLGGLPQEGLGKAGIKVSSKVLLRAEAQNTFVLKLADPQIYEYAGIWPQDRFAPAAKLTEALTADLATPIKFEYANGAVGKVFAPARVSAAALNVHRGVLTILQLNLKNTQNVYEMHEAGPHGVCKTHYMITEDEKTHEITVLKSKDLTNCHERVIKDTGFAHAEKCVECQQRLQSLTGTATYNYTMKPTDAGVQLSEATVDEIHQYSLFNTRTGAVQMRVKQTLQLMEVQNTPIAPDTAQYSARGSLKYEFGAELLQTPIQLLEIKNAVAQTAEVLQHLAANNVDMVHEDAPLKFLELIQLLRAATFENIEAIWNQHKTKPLHRQWILDAAPLAGTPAALRFINEKFQADEFSAPEFTRALLLGLHMATADPEAIQQAASLAQSPKISAMPALREVIMLGYGSMVAKYCAEVHTCSADHLKPVHDNAAEAIAKGEISEISLALKVLGNAGHPASLKPIMKLLPGFGSAAAAMPTRVHVDAILALRNIAKKEPKLVQPVALQLFMDKNLHPEARMVACIVLFETKPSAALMSTVAGEIEKEPRNEVASFAYSYIKSLTRSTAPDMVKVAAAANVAVRILSPKLDRQSYFSSTAYHSDLYVSPLMAGAAGTAFIINDAATIVPRAVVAKARAYLAGAASDVVEVGVRTEGLQEALQRTPAADKNADRITKIKHTLQALMNWKAMPASEPLGSIYFKAFGQEIAFTNIDKTFIDNAIEQATQAAKPRAHQLLKETVKALQAGISYQFAKPMLGTEVRRIIPTAVGVPMELGIYSAAVAAAAVNVKATVTPPLPENLETGILDQLRKTDIELQAEARPGVATQTLAVIGVNWPLIQAVVMARGKIHTVAPFKVAARADIPRGNIKVQILPAAAPDHVAAVSFDTVAVVRNLEDHPADREISLAPAAPSGAQSLIPASIQKSLCGKVPYFQVKGCIEVASRNAGFMGYNPIYYVVGQHSARISVERGDGPALERVEFEVYIAPEKAPEKSVRETNPALGETQEENIILLKLREYLEAGLKKSSSSSSSSNSTSSSRSSSRSSSRSSRSSSRSSSRSSRSSSSSQSSSSARKSRGNFTYGPFEKFHKNQYMATQITSKASSSSSIEALQRQTKLLEDSIVPAFVIIVRAVRSDRKLGYQLAAYLDKPNSRAQLVLSSISNDQWKLCADGVLSSKHKASARVGWGSECQDSSATVKAETGLHESSPAARFQLDWDKAPRLVTTAAMNAIRICEYLPVQIAAHLAGIAVNRAENKANSVGIIIALPTKRSADVIVKTPRMTAAKMAMPLPFALPVEKDGSIPALQNLDIQDAIQKLDIRAALQNFDAAAAVERAMDALTKNLDIRALIENIPDSEICAIIEKWLNESKAQNWDM, from the exons ATGAGAGCTATTGTGCTTGCTCTGACTGTGGCCTTTGTGG caAGTCAACAGACCAAGCTTG TTCCAGACTTTGGTGCTGGTAAGACCTATGTCTACAACTATGAAGGTCAGCTTTTGGGCGGTCTGCCCCAGGAGGGTCTGGGCAAGGCTGGTATAAAAGTCAGCAGCAAGGTTCTCCTCAGGGCTGAAGCACAGAATACCTTTGTCTTGAAG CTTGCAGACCCTCAGATCTATGAGTATGCTGGGATCTGGCCTCAGGATCGTTTTGCTCCTGCTGCTAAGCTCACCGAAGCACTGACAGCTGACCTTGCGACTCCCATCAAATTTGAGTATGCTAATGGTGCAGTTGGTAAAGTATTCGCCCCTGCCAGAGTGTCTGCTGCTGCCCTGAACGTGCACAGAGGCGTCCTCACCATCCTTCAGCTCAACCTCAAGAACACCCAGAATGTCTATGAGATGCATGAG GCTGGACCTCATGGAGTCTGTAAGACCCACTATATGATCACTGAAGATGAAAAGACCCATGAGATTACTGTGTTAAAGTCCAAAGACTTGACCAACTGCCATGAGAGGGTGATAAAGGATACCGGTTTTGCTCATGCTGAGAAGTGTGTTGAATGCCAGCAG AGGCTTCAGAGTCTGACTGGAACTGCAACCTACAACTACACCATGAAGCCAACTGATGCCGGTGTTCAGCTCTCTGAGGCTACAGTTGATGAGATCCATCAGTACTCTCTTTTCAACACAAGAACTGGAGCAGTCCAAATGAGGGTCAA GCAAACTCTGCAACTAATGGAAGTGCAGAATACCCCCATTGCCCCTGACACTGCTCAGTATTCAGCTCGTGGGTCTCTGAAGTATGAATTTGGTGCTGAGCTTCTCCAAACTCCCATTCAGCTTCTGGAGATCAAGAATGCAGTGGCCCAG ACTGCAGAGGTCTTGCAGCATCTGGCTGCAAACAATGTGGACATGGTCCATGAAGATGCTCCACTGAAATTTCTTGAGCTAATCCAGCTCCTGCGTGCTGCTACTTTTGAGAatattgaggccatttggaatcaGCACAAGACCAAACCTCTTCACAG ACAATGGATTCTGGATGCAGCCCCTCTTGCGGGTACACCAGCAGCTTTGAGGTTCATCAATGAAAAGTTCCAAGCTGATGAGTTCAGCGCCCCTGAATTCACTCGGGCCCTTCTGCTTGGTTTGCACATGGCCACCGCTGATCCAGAAGCTATTCAACAGGCTGCT AGTTTGGCACAGAGTCCCAAAATTAGTGCCATGCCAGCGCTGCGCGAGGTGATCATGCTTGGCTATGGTTCCATGGTTGCCAAATATTGTGCTGAAGTTCACACCTGTTCTGCTGATCACTTGAAg CCTGTCCATGACAATGCTGCAGAGGCCATTGCAAAGGGTGAAATTTCTGAAATCAGCCTGGCTCTGAAGGTTCTGGGCAATGCTGGCCACCCTGCTAGCCTTAAACCCATCATGAAGCTTCTGCCTGGATTTGGATCTGCTGCTGCAGCCATGCCCACGAGAGTCCATGTTGATGCCATCTTGGCCCTCAGGAACATTGCCAAGAAGGAGCCAAAGTTG GTCCAGCCAGTGGCACTGCAGCTTTTCATGGATAAGAATCTTCACCCAGAAGCACGTATGGTTGCCTGCATTGTACTGTTTGAGACCAAACCCTCAGCGGCTCTTATGTCCACTGTTGCTggtgaaatagagaaagagcCCAGGAACGAAGTGGCCAGTTTCGCTTACTCTTACATCAAGTCTCTGACCAGAAGCACGGCCCCTGATATGGTGAAAGT agctgctgcagctaaTGTTGCTGTCAGAATCTTGAGCCCCAAACTGGACAGACAGAGCTACTTTTCCAGCACTGCTTACCACTCGGACCTTTATGTGT ctcctCTCATGGCTGGAGCTGCTGGTACTGCCTTCATCATCAATGATGCTGCCACCATTGTGCCCAGAGCAGTTGTGGCAAAAGCCCGTGCTTACTTGGCTGGAGCTGCTTCTGATGTTGTAGAG GTTGGTGTCAGAACTGAAGGTCTCCAGGAAGCCCTACAGAGAACTCCAGCTGCAGATAAGAATGCTGATCGCATTACCAAGATAAAGCACACCCTGCAAGCA CTGATGAACTGGAAGGCTATGCCAGCCAGTGAGCCACTGGGTTCCATTTATTTCAAAGCCTTTGGACAGGAAATTGCTTTTACCAACATTGACAAAACCTTCATTGACAATGCCATTGAGCAGGCAACACAG GCTGCCAAACCACGTGCACATCAACTGCTGAAGGAGACTGTTAAGGCCTTGCAGGCTGGCATTTCCTACCAATTTGCTAAGCCTATGCTGGGAACTGAGGTGCGTCGCATCATTCCCACTGCTGTTGGTGTGCCAATGGAGCTTGGTATttactctgctgctgttgctgctgcagcTGTAAACG ttaaagCCACCGTTACACCCCCTCTACCTGAGAACTTAGAGACTGGCATTCTTGATCAGCTGAGGAAGACTGATATTGAGTTGCAAGCTGAGGCCAGACCAGG tgtcGCCACACAGACCCTCGCTGTGATTGGAGTGAACTGGCCCTTGATTCAGGCTGTTGTTATGGCCAGAGGAAAGATTCACACTGTTGCGCCATTTAAAGTAGCTGCAAGAGCTGACATCCCAAGGGGCAACATCAAGGTGCAGATTCTGCCAGCTGCGGCTCCTGATCATGTTGCTGCTGTCAG CTTCGACACTGTCGCTGTAGTCCGAAATTTGGAGGACCACCCTGCTGATAGAGAAATATCCCTGGCACCTGCAGCACCCTCTGGTGCTCAGTCCTTGATACCTGCTTCCATTCAAAAGTCCCTGTGTGGTAAAGTCCCTTACTTTCAAGTCAAGGGATGCATCGAAGTTGCCTCACGTAATGCCGGTTTTATGGGATACAATCCTATTTACTATGTTGTTGGACAGCACTCGGCTCGTATTTCAGTGGAAAGAG GTGATGGTCCTGCTCTTGAACGGGTGGAGTTTGAAGTTTACATTGCTCCTGAGAAGGCACCCGAGAAGTCTGTTAGGGAAACCAACCCTGCTTTGGGTGAAACTCAAGAAGAAAACATTATCCTGTTGAAACTGAGGGAATACCTGGAGGCTGGGCTGAAAAAATCCTCAAGCAGCTCTTCATCGTCTAACAGcacaagcagcagcagaagcagcagcagaagcagcagcaggagcagcaggagcagcagcaggagcagcagcaggagcagcaggagcagcagcagctctcaaAGCTCTTCCAGCGCTCGCAAGTCCAGG GGTAATTTTACATATGGCCCATTTGAGAAATTCCATAAGAATCAG tACATGGCCACACAGATAACATCAAAGGCCAGCAGCTCATCTAGCATTGAGGCCCTTCAGAGACAG ACTAAGCTGCTTGAAGATTCTATTGTACCTGCTTTTGTCATCATTGTTCGTGCTGTCAGAAGTGACCGCAAACTGGGATACCAGTTGGCAGCATACTTGGATAAGCCCAATTCGAGAGCACAGCTCGTGCTTTCATCCATTTCTAATGATCAATGGAAGCTGTGTGCTGATGGTGTCCTGTCGAGCAAGCATAAAGCCAGC GCTAGGGTTGGTTGGGGTTCAGAGTGCCAGGACTCTTCTGCAACTGTCAAGGCTGAGACTGGTCTGCATGAGTCAAGCCCTGCTGCTCGTTTTCAACTGGACTGGGACAAAGCTCCAAGACTTGTAACCACTGCAGCAATGAATGCTATAAG GATTTGTGAATACCTCCCAGTGCAAATAGCAGCTCACCTGGCTGGAATTGCTGTCAACAGAgctgaaaacaaagcaaacagtgTTGGCATAATTATAGCTCTACCAACTAAGAGGTCCGCGGACGTCATTGTGAAAACTCCAAGG ATGACCGCTGCAAAGATGGCTATGCCTCTTCCTTTTGCCCTGCCTGTTGAAAAAGACGGAAGCATTCCAGCTCTTCAGAATTTGGACATTCAAGACGCAATTCAGAAACTGGACATCCGTGCTGCTCTTCAGAACTTCGACGCTGCCGCTGCTGTGGAGAGAGCAATGGATGCTTTGAcgaaa AATTTGGATATTCGTGCCCTGATTGAGAACATTCCGGATTCGGAAATTTGTGCCATCATTGAAAAATGGCTGAATGAATCCAAGGCCCAGAACTGGGACATGTGA
- the LOC108417473 gene encoding vitellogenin-like: MRAIVLALTVAFVASHQTNLVPDFGAGKTYVYNYEGQLLGGLPQEGLGKAGIKVSSKVLLRAEAQNTFVLKLADPQIYEYAGIWPQDRFAPAAKLTEALTADLATPIKFEYANGAVGKVFAPARVSAAALNVHRGVLTILQLNLKNTQNVYEMHEAGPHGVCKTHYMITEDEKTHEITVLKSKDLTNCHERVIKDTGFAHAEKCVECQQRLQSLTGTATYNYTMKPTDAGVQLSEATVDEIHQYSLFNTRTGAVQMRVKQTLQLMEVQNTPIAPDTAQYSARGSLKYEFGAELLQTPIQLLEIKDAVAQTAEVLQHLAANNVDMVHEDAPLKFLELIQLLRAATFENIEAIWNQHKTKPLHRQWILDAAPLAGTPAALRFINEKFQADEFSAPEFTRALLLGLHMATADPEAIQQAASLAQSPKISAMPALREVIMLGYGSMVAKYCAEVHTCSADHLKPVHDNAAEAIAKGEISEISLALKVLGNAGHPASLKPIMKLLPGFGSAAAAMPTRVHVDAILALRNIAKKEPKLVQPVALQLFMDKNLHPEARMVACIVLFETKPSVALMSTVAGEIEKEPRNEVASFAYSYIKSLTRSTAPDMVKVAAAANVAVRILSPKLDRQSYFSSTAYHSDLYVSPLMAGAAGTAFIINDAATIVPRAVVAKARAYLAGAASDVVEVGVRTEGLQEALQRTPAADKNADRITKIKHTLQALMNWKAMPASEPLGSIYFKAFGQEIAFTNIDKTFIDNAIEQATQAAKPRAHQLLKETVKALQAGISYQFAKPMLGTEVRRIIPTAVGVPMELGIYSAAVAAAAVNVKATVTPPLPENLETGILDQLRKTDIELQAEARPGVATQTLAVIGVNWPLIQAVVMARGKIHTVAPFKVAARADIPRGNIKVQILPAAAPDHVAAVSFDTVAVVRNLEDHPADREISLAPAAPSGAQSLIPASIQKSLCGKVPYFQVKGCIEVASRNAGFMGYNPIYYVVGQHSARISVERGDGPALERVEFEVYIAPEKAPEKSVRETNPALGETQEENIILLKLREYLEAGLKKSSSSSSSSNSTSSSRSSSRSSSRSSRSSSRSSSRSSRSSSSSQSSSSARKSRGNFTYGPFEKFHKNQYLATQITSKASSSSSIEALQRQTKLLEDSIVPAFVIIVRAVRSDRKLGYQLAAYLDKPNLRAQLVISSISNDQWKLCADGVLSSKHKASARVGWGSECQDSSATVKAETGLHESSPAARFQLDWDKAPRLVTTAAMNAIRICEYLPVQIAAHLAGIAVNRAENKANSVGIIIALPTKRSADVIVKTPRMTAAKMAMPLPFALPVEKDGSIPALQNLDIQDAIQKLDIRAALQNFDAAAAVERAMDALTKVLNEFEKAQNEQAI, encoded by the exons ATGAGAGCTATTGTGCTTGCTCTGACTGTGGCCTTTGTGG caAGTCATCAGACCAACCTTG TTCCAGACTTTGGTGCTGGTAAGACCTATGTCTACAACTATGAAGGTCAGCTTTTGGGCGGTCTGCCCCAGGAGGGTCTGGGCAAGGCTGGTATAAAAGTCAGCAGCAAGGTTCTCCTCAGGGCTGAAGCACAGAATACCTTTGTCTTGAAG CTTGCAGACCCTCAGATCTATGAGTATGCTGGGATCTGGCCTCAGGATCGTTTTGCTCCTGCTGCTAAGCTCACCGAAGCACTGACAGCTGACCTTGCGACTCCCATCAAATTTGAGTATGCTAATGGTGCAGTTGGTAAAGTATTCGCCCCTGCCAGAGTGTCTGCTGCTGCCCTGAACGTGCACAGAGGCGTCCTCACCATCCTTCAGCTCAACCTCAAGAACACCCAGAATGTCTATGAGATGCATGAG GCTGGACCTCATGGAGTCTGTAAGACCCACTATATGATCACTGAAGATGAAAAGACCCATGAGATTACTGTGTTAAAGTCCAAGGACTTGACCAACTGCCATGAGAGGGTGATAAAGGATACCGGTTTTGCTCATGCTGAGAAGTGTGTTGAATGCCAGCAG AGGCTTCAGAGTCTGACTGGAACTGCAACTTACAACTACACCATGAAGCCAACTGATGCCGGTGTTCAGCTCTCTGAGGCTACAGTTGATGAGATCCATCAGTACTCTCTATTCAACACAAGAACTGGAGCAGTCCAAATGAGGGTCAA GCAAACTCTGCAACTAATGGAAGTGCAGAATACCCCCATTGCCCCTGACACTGCTCAGTATTCAGCTCGTGGGTCTCTGAAGTATGAATTTGGTGCTGAGCTTCTCCAAACTCCTATTCAGCTTCTGGAGATCAAGGATGCAGTGGCCCAG ACTGCAGAGGTCTTGCAGCATCTGGCTGCAAACAATGTGGACATGGTCCATGAAGATGCTCCACTGAAATTTCTTGAGCTAATCCAGCTCCTGCGTGCTGCTACTTTTGAGAatattgaggccatttggaatcaGCACAAGACCAAACCTCTTCACAG ACAATGGATTCTGGATGCAGCCCCTCTTGCGGGTACACCAGCAGCTTTGAGGTTCATCAATGAAAAGTTCCAAGCTGATGAGTTCAGCGCCCCTGAATTCACTCGGGCCCTTCTGCTTGGTTTGCACATGGCCACCGCTGATCCAGAAGCTATTCAACAGGCTGCT AGTTTGGCACAGAGTCCCAAAATTAGTGCCATGCCAGCGCTGCGCGAGGTGATCATGCTTGGCTATGGTTCCATGGTTGCCAAATATTGTGCTGAAGTTCACACCTGTTCTGCTGATCACTTGAAg CCTGTCCATGACAATGCTGCAGAGGCCATTGCAAAGGGTGAAATTTCTGAAATCAGCCTGGCTCTGAAGGTTCTGGGCAATGCTGGCCACCCTGCTAGCCTTAAACCCATCATGAAGCTTCTGCCTGGATTTGGATCTGCTGCTGCAGCCATGCCCACGAGAGTCCATGTTGATGCCATCTTGGCCCTCAGGAACATTGCCAAGAAGGAGCCAAAGTTG GTCCAGCCAGTGGCACTGCAGCTTTTCATGGATAAGAATCTTCACCCAGAAGCACGTATGGTTGCCTGCATTGTACTGTTTGAGACCAAACCCTCAGTGGCTCTTATGTCCACTGTTGCTggtgaaatagagaaagagcCCAGGAACGAAGTGGCCAGTTTCGCTTACTCTTACATCAAGTCTCTGACCAGAAGCACGGCCCCTGATATGGTGAAAGT agctgctgcagctaaTGTTGCTGTCAGAATCTTGAGCCCCAAACTGGACAGACAGAGCTACTTTTCCAGCACTGCTTACCACTCGGACCTTTATGTGT ctcctCTCATGGCTGGAGCTGCTGGTACTGCCTTCATCATCAATGATGCTGCCACCATTGTGCCCAGAGCAGTTGTGGCAAAAGCACGTGCTTACTTGGCTGGAGCTGCTTCTGATGTTGTAGAG GTTGGTGTCAGAACTGAAGGTCTTCAGGAAGCCCTACAGAGAACTCCAGCTGCAGATAAGAATGCTGATCGCATTACCAAGATAAAGCACACCCTGCAAGCA CTGATGAACTGGAAGGCTATGCCAGCCAGTGAGCCACTGGGTTCCATTTATTTCAAAGCCTTTGGACAGGAAATTGCTTTTACCAACATTGACAAAACCTTCATTGACAATGCCATTGAGCAGGCAACACAG GCTGCCAAACCACGTGCACATCAACTGCTGAAGGAGACTGTTAAGGCCTTGCAGGCTGGCATTTCCTACCAATTTGCTAAGCCTATGCTGGGAACTGAGGTGCGTCGCATCATTCCCACTGCTGTTGGTGTGCCAATGGAGCTTGGTATttactctgctgctgttgctgctgcagcTGTAAACG ttaaagCCACCGTTACACCCCCTCTACCTGAGAACTTAGAGACTGGCATTCTTGATCAGCTGAGGAAGACTGATATTGAGTTGCAAGCTGAGGCCAGACCAGG tgtcGCCACACAGACCCTCGCTGTGATTGGAGTGAACTGGCCCTTGATTCAGGCTGTTGTTATGGCCAGAGGAAAGATTCACACTGTTGCGCCATTTAAAGTCGCTGCAAGAGCTGACATCCCAAGGGGCAACATCAAGGTGCAGATTCTGCCAGCTGCGGCTCCTGATCATGTTGCTGCTGTCAG CTTCGACACTGTCGCTGTAGTCCGAAATTTGGAGGACCACCCTGCTGATAGAGAAATATCCCTGGCACCTGCAGCACCCTCTGGTGCTCAGTCCTTGATACCTGCTTCCATTCAAAAGTCCCTGTGTGGTAAAGTCCCTTACTTTCAAGTCAAGGGATGCATCGAAGTTGCCTCACGTAATGCCGGTTTTATGGGATACAATCCTATTTACTATGTTGTTGGACAGCACTCGGCTCGTATTTCAGTGGAAAGAG GTGATGGTCCTGCTCTTGAACGGGTGGAGTTTGAAGTTTACATTGCTCCTGAGAAGGCACCCGAGAAGTCTGTTAGGGAAACCAACCCTGCTTTGGGTGAAACTCAAGAAGAAAACATTATCCTGTTGAAACTGAGGGAATACCTGGAGGCTGGGCTGAAAAAATCCTCAAGCAGCTCTTCATCGTCTAACAGcacaagcagcagcagaagcagcagcagaagcagcagcaggagcagcaggagcagcagcaggagcagcagcaggagcagcaggagcagcagcagctctcaaAGCTCTTCCAGCGCTCGCAAGTCCAGG GGTAATTTTACATATGGCCCATTTGAGAAATTCCATAAGAATCAG tACTTGGCCACACAGATAACATCAAAGGCCAGCAGCTCATCTAGCATTGAGGCCCTTCAGAGACAG ACTAAGCTGCTTGAAGATTCTATTGTACCTGCTTTTGTCATCATTGTTCGTGCTGTCAGAAGTGACCGCAAACTGGGATACCAGTTGGCAGCATACTTGGATAAGCCCAATTTGAGAGCACAGCTCGTGATTTCATCCATTTCTAATGATCAATGGAAGCTGTGTGCTGATGGTGTCCTGTCGAGCAAGCATAAAGCCAGC GCTAGGGTTGGTTGGGGTTCAGAGTGCCAGGACTCTTCTGCAACTGTCAAGGCTGAGACTGGTCTGCATGAGTCAAGCCCTGCTGCTCGTTTTCAACTGGACTGGGACAAAGCTCCAAGACTTGTAACCACTGCAGCAATGAATGCTATAAG GATTTGTGAATACCTCCCAGTGCAAATAGCAGCTCACCTGGCTGGAATTGCTGTCAACAGAgctgaaaacaaagcaaacagtgTTGGCATAATTATAGCTCTACCAACTAAGAGGTCCGCGGACGTCATTGTGAAAACTCCAAGG ATGACCGCTGCAAAGATGGCTATGCCTCTTCCTTTTGCCCTGCCTGTTGAAAAAGACGGAAGCATTCCAGCTCTTCAGAATTTGGACATTCAAGACGCAATTCAGAAACTGGACATCCGTGCTGCTCTTCAGAACTTCGACGCTGCCGCTGCTGTGGAGAGAGCAATGGATGCTTTGACGAAAGTGCTGAATGAATTTGAGAAGGCACAGAATGAACAAGCAATATAA